The DNA segment TTGCAACTTGCAACTTGCAACATCAAATTCTTTTGTTCCACCAAATTCGTCAAGTCAATGTCTATGTTTATgtaattttgttgtttttatctTTGACTCACCCACTTCTCAGTGTATGCATATATACTTTCATCAAGGACAAACAAATGTATAGATTTAACTGTTTATCTGTGTTCATTTCTTCCAGATTCTTATATAAACCAAAGTCCTATGCAGActtctttaatttatatatataagatgtCATCAAGTCTGATCATGAACATAATTGGTTATAtccttttattttagttaatggCTCTACAATTCTTTCTAACCTCCCCCTCACTACCACCGGTTATCCCTCCCATCTTAACCATAGCATTCTTAAAATCTTCGAAAAATACTGACTGGTCGGCTGCATAGGTCTCAACAATCTCCCTTGTTCCTGGGTCCTGAACCGCCAAAGCTTGGTCTGATGGAAGCAATCCCTCACCCGAGAGAAGGTTAACATAGTACTGGTTGTCAAATGTTGACGGTGTCACCAAGTCAAGCTGAGTGATTGCTACAGAAGTGTCCACTGTCGAGCACAGTTGTTGTAGTGACTCAAGGAACTCAAGGTTGTCTCCGTGGTTAGCTGGTTGTCCAGTTTGTAGTGGTTGTAACCGAGCTGTAAATGAAGTGCACTTTGCCTTTCCCAGTGTATGCCCACCTTGTTTACATCGGTTCAGTATGATTATCGTCGGTTTATGACAAACCGGTTAGCTTAGGTAAGAGAAAAGGAAGAATACTGTACCGGAAAGAGCGACCATGTCGGTTTGCGAAAGACCGAGTTTCTGAAAGATAGAGATGAGAGTTGGTACGGTTGAGTTTGGTGATGGTAAGCTAGTCGTTGCTGCTTGTTTACTCGCGGTTCGACCGTCTATTCTTCCTACTTCGACGTCCCAGTTTGGTCCACCCGACTTCAAAAACCCGGTTTAAAGTGTTTAATGATAACcggtttatacatttttaaggTCTCTTattataattagaaaaaaaatgaagaaagtaTTTACCACAACGACTGAATCTCTAGCAGCCATGGCAAGAATGTCTGCGCATGAGACAGTCTCTGGACATACACTTTCAAGATCAGCCTTTATCGAATCTATCACTTCGAATCCTCGTAGAGAATTGAGGTTCGGAGGTGCAGTTTTTTCACCGACCAATCCTTCTGTGTCATCCAACAAGACCGAAGCATCACATCCCTGTAATGTAATACAAAACACATCCCGGTTTAAACTTCTCCTCTACTTAACCATTATTGATTTGGATTTCATCCGGTTTAATGGTTTGTATTAGCTATTTAACCAAGATAATTAAAACGAAATATAAGATGAGAGGACTTGCATTGACAAAACAGTCGTGGAAATGAAGACGAAGAAGAGAAGCAGCCATTCTTGGATCCTGTAAAACCGCGGTTTCGACCCATGAGTAGACGATAGACTCGGCTTCAGGGCAGCTATTCCGGTATAACCCGAATTCTAGAACTATGCCGAACCCTATACCGAAACCTGAACCGGGTTCTCCACTTCCGTCTTCACAAGTCTCGCTGAAGTTGGCAGCGAGTGAGAGAATTGGCATAGAAACGAGAAGCATAATAAGGAACAAGTTAAAGAGATTCTTCATCGTTATATGATCTCTCTCCACTTTCTTCTTGAGTATTAACATTCAGTGGAATTTGTACTGTTTTAGAAAGCTAGTATCTATGTGtgtccatatttatagaaacaatTAATCATGTATAGACACATGCATACATGGTACATATTACATAACACACCTACTATATATGTATGAGTTCATGGCTGCATGTGCACTACAACAACCCAATTACGGATGATGCACTAGTAATCATTCATATATGTATGTAAATTAATGTTCGTGTGTTTGTATAAGACAATGTAACATATACAAAATGATGCAGATGATTACATATTCATGTAATATGATTTACGAATATAAGGAACAAAAGAGTTTGACATTGTAATGAATTAATGAGGAGAAAATCACAAATGTTGCTTCTACACAGAGAGAAAGATGTGTCGGTGTGCAGTGTACACTAAAGAGTCGGGAGTAGTTCAGAGTCGGACCAATTCAATACTTGGAATCTTTAGGAagtttgttttctattttgGTCACCAAGATAATTGTGTTTGTGAACATTATGGTTATTTattgttagattcgggtttattatgagtttccaactcaaaaccaattggcaattagtggattggccctaatcttttatatattacttaatgtcctattgattttccaatgtgggatatacatatcccttaataccCCTCCTCGAGATGATGGTTCTTATCGGCCAGAAATCTCGGAACCTTTTTAAGACAGTTATACTCGGTCGAGCGAGTCAATTACGACCTATATACCCGGTCGGATAggatt comes from the Brassica rapa cultivar Chiifu-401-42 chromosome A01, CAAS_Brap_v3.01, whole genome shotgun sequence genome and includes:
- the LOC103869933 gene encoding peroxidase 40, which codes for MLILKKKVERDHITMKNLFNLFLIMLLVSMPILSLAANFSETCEDGSGEPGSGFGIGFGIVLEFGLYRNSCPEAESIVYSWVETAVLQDPRMAASLLRLHFHDCFVNGCDASVLLDDTEGLVGEKTAPPNLNSLRGFEVIDSIKADLESVCPETVSCADILAMAARDSVVVSGGPNWDVEVGRIDGRTASKQAATTSLPSPNSTVPTLISIFQKLGLSQTDMVALSGGHTLGKAKCTSFTARLQPLQTGQPANHGDNLEFLESLQQLCSTVDTSVAITQLDLVTPSTFDNQYYVNLLSGEGLLPSDQALAVQDPGTREIVETYAADQSVFFEDFKNAMVKMGGITGGSEGEVRKNCRAIN